TAGTAAATGGgatgaaaaaaaactttaatataagTGCAATGGCTCAAGATATGGAAGAAACAACGTGATTGTTTTATGCATTTTTGTTTGGGTCAGGCCCTGACCATTGGAAGGACATTAATAAAAACTGTGGAGGCGATCAACAATCACCTATTAATATTGAAAAAGCCAAAGTAAAGAGAGACAGCCACTTGGGTGACATCATCTTCAACGGTTATGATCATGCTCCATCTGCTGAATGGAAGCTTATGAATGATGGACACTCAGGTGAGGTAATTTTACTGGCATACTAGTCTCATTATTTACTCCATGGTGAACCATACAGTTTATTTTCAAGATGCAGGTTGCTGCACAAATGCTTTAGCAAGACTCTGCTGGTACTTTTCTTAtgtttgttgttatgtttttatgatATACCTGCTCTTTGCAGTTCTGCTGAGCCTATCTGGAGATATAAGTATCAGTGGTGCAGGTTTACCCAACACATACAAGGCCTTACAGTTCCATTTTCACTGGGGAAGCCCAACCAAAGATGGATCAGAACATACAGTGGATAGCAAGCAGTTTCCACTTGAGGTAACGATGTAAACGACCTATACTCTACTTTCCATAGTCTTAAAGTATAAACTGCTCAGCACTAAATATATTTTCGGGATTTATTGACCACTGTACTCATTACATACACTGTATACATTTCATCACACATGCAATTATTCACATTGGAAACAATACAATTGGTTTTCCACTATAGAATGTAAGTTGAGCAGAATAGAGCATAGTCATGAATTTATTTATGCTATCAATGGCATTCACTGGGACAAAGTATGTTATGTTTAATTTGAAAAATTGCTCCCAAGGGCCTATAGACAGCTAGAACAAGCTGGACTGAATAGAATATATCATAAAAAGTTCTTTATTGCATACAGATACGTTAAAAACTacatgagctctggtatgcatGGTATCCAAATATGAGATGTCAATGTTACAAATGCAGATAGCAAAAAAGAGTTTCTTAACACTAAATGCTATTGCTCAGAGAAGAGTCCCAACGCGCTTTGATCGTATGTAGTTctgatcttcctcagggggatgaagACATCTAATATCACAAAACATATCAAGGTTAAGGCATCCTAAAACAATGAAGAAGTGTACATATATGGACACATCGTCCAACTGATTTAGCCATTGTTTGATCAAAACGTTTTTTTTCACACCTTCAAATTGAAGTATCGTGCAtgaccagaggtttttttttttcatatatctgTACGCAATAAAGAACTTTTTTTGATATATTCTATTCAGTCCAACTTTTTCTAGCTGCCTATAGGTCCTtgggagcaatttttcaaatgAATCATATTTTGGGCTAGCAGCACTTTCTCTCCACCCAGGTGGGTGGGTTTCACTTAATTACAAAGTAGgttatgttatctttttttttccatgaGTGTAGTAGATTGTCATTACATGTTATGATGGGTATTTGAAGAATATAATAATACAGCAGTACACTGAAACATCGTTAAGGTTTTAGTTGACTGCATCAGTAATGTACAAACAGAGGCACATTTGTATATTGTCAAGTTTTGGAAAAGTTCAGAGATGCAAAAATAACTGTTTATTTGTTTTCAGCTGCATATCGTTCACATGAATGCCAAATACAGTAGTGTCACCGAAGCTAAGAAAGACCTTCAAGGCTTGGCTGTGCTAGGCATACTGATAATGGTAAGACGTGTTCCGCTACTATATCAtggtccaacattttttttttaacaggcataAAAATGTTCCCACATTTCTAGGAAATCTAGTCAATGTATGCTACTGCTGATTTGTCTTTAGGTGGGAGAAGCAGATAATCCAAGTTATAGTCCCTTAGTGTCTGCTATGAAGAATATATCATTGGAAGGTCAGtgtatatattactttttttttgttaaccagtaTATCTGTTGAATCACCATCATCTTCTTACCCGTATTATTATATAAAAACAATTAGATTGTACTTTCTATCGGCCTTATTCAGTAAAACATAGAGAAGTCTGCAGAGTTTGGTTATCTTCACATTAGTAGTGATTCAATTGGTTTTCCACTACAGAATTCAGTTATCTGACCTCAGTGTACTGAAATCTGATTGCTTGCTGGACTTCTCACTGCTTTAACAGAACATAAATGTCATTGTTCTTTGCATAGGTTTAACAAATAAACCCTTGTGAATGAATTAGTTGTGTCTGACTTTGATCAGAAGTAATTTTGAAGGGTTTCCATACAATCTATGTTTTAGTTTATTTAAAAGCAGCTGTTAACTTTAACACTTGCATTGCCCTAATGTCTCATCATAAGTACCTAACATGCATAAACGCTTTATTTCCCAGGAGACTATGTACTAATGACACCATTTGCCCTGGAAAGCCTCCTCCCAGCTCATGGGAAGTTGTCAAGATACTACAGATATCAAGGTTCCCTCACAACTCCTGACTGCTCACAAGCTGTCATTTGGACAGTGTTTGAAGAGCCGGTGACCATCAGTAGGACGCAGGTACAaccaaaatgattgtttttttttcctttttttaggcctAACAAACATGGGTTGTGGGTAAATAGGGAAAAGCATGTAGTAATCTCTAACAATCAATATCGAAGCCTCTTTACTTGTTCTGTTTCTTAAGGCTTAGAAAAGTTAACATTGGACTGATTGCAAACGATGAGAATGTTGGACAAATTAgcgtctgttttctttttttttttttagctgctagcCTCATATCAAAGATGAAgtggttactaaagttacgaaaattctcgtatgacggaatacaacttcggaagtgatataatgggggttatttacgaaaggcaaatccactttgcactacaagtgcaaagtgcacgtgaaattgaggggaagctctgctgattttattatccaatcttgtgtaagctaaaatgctgttttttattttccttgcatgtccccctcagacctacaacgactgcacttccaagtgcactttcagtgcaattttcaagtgcattttgcacttgtagtttgcacttgtagtgcaaagtggatttgcctttcgtaaataacccccagtgtgttgtaatgtatttcaTTTCCAAGCATTTTTTTCGAAAACTGTACTGTTTAAACataaattgtacgatctggtatcgtacgagaaaaattttcatgtttgttccttcagataattttggatgaactgttGTAGTTGGCTCTTGAAAGccgtgtactaacgatcagattatcatacaattGATTTGAAAGgggtatttttcatctgattttctaaTCGTGTTTACTAGACATAGGGTTTAATGGTGCATATCATTGTCCATTTTATCTTATTACAAAATCACCCATTGTGTACATTTTAAGTGTGACTGAGACCTTTGAAATGCTAATAGTTGCTAAAATTACATTTACCTATTGACTGCACTCAACTTCAGGGGGTGTCAGAAAGCTCAGATATATGTGCAGACACCTTGTGGTGCCTGCTATTTAGCTGCTCAGGTTAGCTTGTAtacttgaaatatatatatatattagagctgcacgattaatcgttaaaaaattacaatctcaattcaacccccccccccatcttaacacagcatttcctcgattcgatcaagtgcagagagttctctgctcacagctgacagctgtcaaaaagaaaaaaaaaaaaaaacaggcagcctgccaagtttcacAAAATCG
This window of the Aquarana catesbeiana isolate 2022-GZ linkage group LG01, ASM4218655v1, whole genome shotgun sequence genome carries:
- the LOC141128163 gene encoding carbonic anhydrase 15-like; the protein is MKMLQLGITFIILLEQVSGEGQWCYSSQNPACGPDHWKDINKNCGGDQQSPINIEKAKVKRDSHLGDIIFNGYDHAPSAEWKLMNDGHSVLLSLSGDISISGAGLPNTYKALQFHFHWGSPTKDGSEHTVDSKQFPLELHIVHMNAKYSSVTEAKKDLQGLAVLGILIMVGEADNPSYSPLVSAMKNISLEGDYVLMTPFALESLLPAHGKLSRYYRYQGSLTTPDCSQAVIWTVFEEPVTISRTQHRILTDTAHFSSQGETPVKMWENYRPPQPLKGRQVLASKDATVSCSSGLCAPVLSLCMISLAARILLN